In Flavobacterium endoglycinae, one DNA window encodes the following:
- a CDS encoding M1 family metallopeptidase has product MKKLSLLLLFPAILIAQEKTTAPRQQGKYDTNKFSQMYDLLATPNMFRTASGAPGPAYYQQQADYKIDVELDDKNSKLSGSETITYSNNSPDSLEYLWVQLDQNQARANGQTSLAEGEKISQVLPLEGFSTKYLKKDLERGFNIEQVKDAKGNPLSYTINETMMRINLASPLKPGEKISFSIKWWYNINNYRKEGGRSGYELFEKDGNKLYVIAQFYPRMAVYNDVEGWQNMQFWGSGEFALPFGNFDVNITVPADHVIDATGELTNRSEVFTAEQVKRYEQAQKSFDKPVVIVTQAEAEAAEKGFSEKKKTWKFSAKNVRDFGIASSRKFIYDAMAVKIGNRTVMAESVYPKEANPLWGETSTMVVAHTLKSYSAHTFDYPYPKAVSVSAEDQGMEYPMICWNYGRPDENGVTSKEVKNGMIGVIIHEVGHTFFPMIVNSDERQWTWMDEGLNSFLEYLAEQELDPTFPSRRGPAKNIVPYMSGDQKFLEPIMSNSETIHQFGNNAYGKPATGLNILREVVMGRELFDYAFRTYANRWKFKHPTPEDFFRTMEDASAVDLDWFFRGWFYSTDFVDIGIKDVKQYYVSESPTADIKDVKVRKGRFGFEKGPFVYLVSGDNPEVNASKKKALKVEDIKPLADYVDQTFTAEEKASIKSPKYFYEVEFDKPGGMIMPILVEITYEDGTKDNYQYPAQIWRKGNESAKKVYATTKAIKSIQIDPKLMTADIDVTNNSWPKVEQKSKFD; this is encoded by the coding sequence ATGAAAAAACTTTCATTATTATTACTTTTTCCTGCAATACTAATTGCTCAGGAAAAAACTACTGCACCAAGACAGCAGGGCAAATACGATACAAACAAATTCAGCCAGATGTATGATTTGCTGGCAACTCCAAACATGTTTCGTACTGCTTCTGGAGCACCAGGACCAGCATATTATCAACAACAAGCAGATTATAAAATTGATGTTGAATTAGATGATAAAAATTCAAAATTAAGTGGTTCTGAAACGATTACGTATTCTAATAATTCACCAGATAGTTTAGAGTATTTATGGGTTCAATTAGATCAGAATCAAGCGCGAGCAAATGGACAGACTTCTCTTGCTGAAGGAGAAAAAATAAGTCAGGTACTGCCTCTTGAAGGTTTTTCAACTAAATACTTAAAAAAAGATTTAGAAAGAGGATTTAATATTGAGCAGGTTAAAGATGCTAAAGGAAATCCATTATCGTATACCATCAACGAAACGATGATGCGTATTAATCTTGCTTCACCTTTAAAACCGGGAGAAAAGATTTCATTTTCTATCAAATGGTGGTACAACATCAATAATTACAGAAAAGAAGGCGGACGTTCAGGTTATGAATTGTTCGAAAAAGACGGTAATAAATTATATGTAATTGCCCAGTTTTATCCAAGAATGGCAGTTTATAACGATGTTGAAGGATGGCAGAATATGCAATTCTGGGGAAGCGGTGAGTTTGCACTTCCTTTTGGAAACTTCGATGTAAATATTACAGTTCCTGCAGATCACGTTATTGATGCTACGGGAGAATTAACGAATAGAAGCGAAGTGTTTACAGCAGAACAGGTAAAACGTTACGAACAAGCTCAGAAATCATTTGACAAACCCGTTGTAATTGTAACACAAGCTGAAGCTGAAGCTGCTGAAAAAGGTTTTTCTGAAAAGAAAAAAACATGGAAGTTTAGTGCTAAAAATGTTCGTGATTTCGGAATTGCTTCTTCAAGAAAATTCATTTACGATGCAATGGCTGTGAAAATTGGAAACAGAACTGTTATGGCAGAATCTGTATATCCAAAAGAAGCAAATCCGCTTTGGGGAGAAACTTCTACTATGGTTGTAGCGCATACTTTAAAAAGTTATTCCGCACATACTTTTGATTATCCTTATCCAAAAGCCGTTTCTGTTTCTGCTGAAGATCAGGGAATGGAATATCCAATGATTTGCTGGAATTATGGTCGCCCAGATGAAAACGGTGTAACTAGCAAAGAAGTTAAAAATGGAATGATTGGAGTAATTATTCACGAAGTTGGGCATACTTTCTTCCCAATGATTGTAAACTCTGATGAGCGTCAGTGGACTTGGATGGATGAAGGTTTGAATTCATTTTTAGAATATCTTGCTGAACAAGAATTAGATCCAACTTTTCCATCAAGACGCGGACCAGCGAAAAACATTGTTCCTTATATGAGTGGTGATCAAAAATTCTTAGAGCCAATTATGTCCAACTCTGAAACCATTCACCAATTTGGTAATAATGCTTACGGAAAACCAGCTACAGGACTTAATATTTTAAGAGAAGTAGTAATGGGAAGAGAATTGTTTGATTATGCATTTAGAACGTATGCAAACAGATGGAAATTCAAACACCCAACGCCTGAGGATTTCTTCAGAACCATGGAAGATGCTTCTGCAGTTGATTTAGATTGGTTTTTTAGAGGTTGGTTTTATTCAACAGATTTTGTAGATATTGGAATTAAAGATGTAAAACAATATTATGTTTCTGAATCTCCTACAGCAGATATTAAAGATGTTAAAGTGAGAAAAGGAAGATTCGGTTTTGAAAAAGGACCTTTTGTTTACTTGGTTTCTGGGGATAATCCAGAAGTAAATGCTTCTAAGAAAAAAGCATTAAAAGTTGAAGACATTAAGCCGTTGGCTGATTATGTAGACCAGACTTTTACAGCTGAAGAAAAAGCAAGTATAAAATCGCCTAAATATTTCTACGAAGTTGAATTTGACAAACCAGGCGGAATGATTATGCCGATTTTAGTTGAAATCACGTATGAAGATGGTACAAAAGATAATTACCAATATCCAGCACAAATATGGAGAAAAGGAAACGAATCTGCTAAGAAAGTATACGCTACTACAAAAGCTATAAAAAGTATTCAGATCGATCCAAAATTGATGACAGCTGATATTGATGTAACGAATAATTCATGGCCAAAAGTTGAACAAAAATCAAAATTTGACTAG
- a CDS encoding DUF6702 family protein, giving the protein MKKILIYPFIGILFLSLSAFAFHKFYVAVFQVEYAAEKKMVQITSRIFIDDLNNGLEKKYHKKTFVGTERETTADADLLKKYLSENFSIKINGQAKPITFLSKEVEGDVLICYSRIKDIDKFKNIEISNSILLDWNNDQQNITHISAFGTKKTVLFTESSRKELLKY; this is encoded by the coding sequence ATGAAAAAAATATTGATTTATCCTTTCATAGGGATATTGTTTTTGTCACTTTCAGCTTTTGCATTTCATAAGTTTTATGTTGCAGTTTTTCAGGTTGAATATGCGGCCGAAAAAAAGATGGTTCAGATAACCTCCCGTATTTTTATCGATGATTTGAATAACGGACTGGAAAAAAAGTATCATAAAAAAACTTTCGTAGGTACAGAAAGAGAAACTACGGCCGATGCTGATTTGCTGAAAAAATACCTTTCAGAAAATTTTTCTATAAAAATAAACGGTCAGGCAAAACCAATTACATTTCTTTCTAAAGAAGTAGAAGGTGATGTGCTGATCTGTTATTCTCGAATTAAGGATATTGATAAATTCAAGAACATTGAAATCTCAAATTCGATACTTTTGGACTGGAATAATGATCAGCAAAATATTACACATATTTCAGCATTCGGTACCAAAAAGACGGTTCTCTTTACGGAATCTTCAAGGAAAGAATTGTTAAAGTATTAA
- a CDS encoding carboxypeptidase-like regulatory domain-containing protein: MFFGQNAVPKQITGQIYEKSTSVDGVNIINNTTQVSTISDSEGKFTIAANEGDVLVFSAVNLEPLKRRISVEDLNTTVLVIKMTAKEIELKEVVVNDNMGITAENLGIVPRGQKTYTPAERKVYTATSTSVDKVLNAISGRTSMLKKEINVEKKEMLFKKLEYLFDENYYTERLKIPADDIKGFQLYCVDDAEFAVSLNTKNKTMSMFLITDLARKYLIILENEK; the protein is encoded by the coding sequence ATGTTTTTTGGGCAGAATGCTGTTCCCAAGCAGATAACTGGGCAGATTTATGAAAAATCTACTTCTGTCGACGGAGTAAATATTATTAATAATACAACACAAGTTTCTACGATTTCTGATTCTGAAGGTAAATTTACTATAGCTGCAAATGAAGGAGATGTTCTGGTGTTTTCTGCAGTAAATCTAGAGCCTCTTAAACGCAGAATTTCTGTTGAAGATCTTAATACAACAGTTTTAGTGATAAAAATGACAGCCAAAGAAATTGAATTAAAAGAAGTGGTTGTAAATGATAATATGGGAATTACAGCCGAAAACTTAGGAATAGTGCCTCGCGGACAAAAAACGTATACGCCCGCAGAACGAAAAGTCTATACCGCTACTTCTACATCGGTAGATAAGGTTTTAAATGCTATTTCCGGCAGAACATCAATGTTGAAAAAAGAAATAAATGTAGAGAAAAAAGAGATGTTGTTTAAGAAACTTGAATATCTCTTTGATGAGAATTATTACACCGAAAGATTGAAAATTCCTGCAGATGATATCAAAGGATTTCAGTTATATTGTGTGGATGATGCCGAATTTGCCGTATCTTTGAATACAAAGAACAAAACAATGAGTATGTTTTTGATCACAGATTTAGCCAGAAAATATCTAATTATTCTCGAAAATGAAAAATAA
- a CDS encoding carboxypeptidase-like regulatory domain-containing protein: MTKNIVFFLVAVISQNSWSQNQERSVINGKIKANTNDLEGVYVVNAQTEVMVTTDAAGAFSIQAKPNDTLVFSSIQFKESRIVLTSENFTDLNFTVRLNLVMHQLQEVVVRRYDNINAVSLGIVPAGQKTYTEAERKLHTATALNAEANANGMVGGSISADPLFNFFSGRTAMLKKEVEVEKKEFFMKLLEKMFSWEHFVERLKIPEEYVKGFEYYAVENDKFTTILNSKNKTSTEFLLGELAVKYKEIIASEAK, translated from the coding sequence TTGACAAAGAATATAGTATTTTTTTTGGTGGCTGTTATCAGTCAGAATTCCTGGTCGCAAAATCAAGAACGTTCTGTTATCAATGGGAAAATAAAAGCAAATACCAATGATCTCGAAGGAGTTTATGTGGTAAATGCCCAAACGGAAGTTATGGTCACTACAGATGCTGCCGGAGCTTTTTCTATTCAGGCAAAACCAAATGATACACTGGTTTTTTCATCGATCCAGTTTAAAGAAAGCCGAATTGTGCTGACATCTGAAAATTTTACCGATTTGAATTTCACGGTACGCTTAAATCTTGTAATGCATCAGTTGCAGGAAGTAGTGGTGAGAAGGTATGATAATATAAATGCAGTTTCATTAGGAATAGTTCCTGCGGGACAAAAAACATATACCGAGGCTGAAAGAAAATTGCACACTGCAACGGCATTAAATGCAGAAGCAAATGCAAACGGAATGGTGGGAGGTTCTATTTCTGCAGATCCGCTTTTTAACTTTTTTTCTGGACGTACAGCTATGTTGAAAAAAGAAGTAGAAGTAGAGAAAAAAGAGTTTTTTATGAAGCTGTTGGAAAAAATGTTTAGCTGGGAACATTTTGTTGAGCGGTTAAAAATTCCTGAGGAATATGTAAAAGGCTTTGAGTATTATGCAGTCGAAAATGATAAATTTACCACGATTTTAAATTCTAAAAATAAAACTTCAACCGAATTTTTGCTGGGAGAACTGGCTGTAAAATACAAAGAAATAATAGCAAGTGAGGCAAAATAA
- the pepE gene encoding dipeptidase PepE, whose translation MKSIIIASTSTLHGGNYLEYLLPVLETHFKNRKNVIFIPYARPGGISHDEYTKKAAEAFDSININLRGLHEFENPEEAIQNAEGFFTGGGNTFLLVTQLYKHKIMQALAEKVKSGTPYLGTSAGSNICGLSMQTTNDMPIIYPPSFQTLGLISFNLNPHYLDPDTNSQHMGETRETRIKEFHAFNSIPVLGLREGSWLEVKGEKITLKGNLKARLFKQNETPVELESESDLSNLK comes from the coding sequence ATGAAAAGCATTATCATCGCCAGCACATCTACACTGCATGGCGGCAACTATTTAGAGTATTTACTACCTGTACTTGAAACACATTTTAAAAACCGCAAAAACGTTATATTTATTCCTTATGCACGTCCAGGCGGGATTTCACATGATGAATACACTAAAAAAGCAGCAGAAGCTTTTGATTCTATCAATATTAATCTTCGCGGCCTTCACGAATTCGAAAATCCCGAAGAAGCCATACAAAATGCAGAAGGCTTTTTTACTGGAGGAGGAAACACTTTTTTGCTTGTAACGCAATTATACAAGCATAAAATTATGCAGGCACTTGCCGAAAAAGTAAAAAGCGGAACTCCGTATTTAGGAACCAGCGCGGGAAGCAACATCTGTGGTTTGTCTATGCAGACTACCAACGATATGCCTATTATCTACCCGCCAAGTTTTCAGACTTTAGGATTAATTTCATTTAATTTAAATCCGCATTATTTAGATCCTGACACTAATTCTCAGCACATGGGCGAAACACGCGAAACTAGAATCAAAGAATTTCATGCTTTTAATTCTATTCCGGTTTTAGGCTTAAGAGAAGGAAGCTGGCTTGAGGTAAAGGGCGAAAAAATTACCTTGAAAGGAAATCTGAAAGCTCGTTTGTTCAAACAAAACGAAACGCCGGTTGAATTAGAAAGTGAGAGCGACCTGAGCAATCTAAAGTAA
- a CDS encoding GNAT family N-acetyltransferase — protein MTIIKEIPSKETHIVRHPVLRKGKPIESCLFEGDDLDSTHHFGLYVDKNLTGIISLFKQTNAIFAEKNQAQIRGMAILENNQKKGYGEALVRHCENYCKEHFTDLIWFNARTAAVGFYKKMDYQILGEPFDIKDVGEHYLMYKKL, from the coding sequence ATGACTATTATCAAAGAAATACCTTCAAAAGAAACTCATATTGTCCGTCATCCTGTTCTTAGAAAAGGAAAACCTATCGAATCTTGCCTCTTTGAAGGTGATGATTTGGACTCTACACACCATTTTGGATTGTACGTTGACAAAAATTTAACAGGAATTATTTCGTTATTCAAACAAACGAACGCTATATTTGCCGAAAAAAATCAAGCTCAGATTCGCGGTATGGCTATTTTAGAGAATAATCAGAAAAAAGGATACGGCGAAGCATTAGTAAGGCATTGTGAAAATTACTGCAAAGAACACTTTACCGATCTTATTTGGTTCAATGCCAGAACAGCAGCAGTTGGATTTTACAAAAAAATGGATTACCAAATTCTAGGAGAACCTTTTGATATCAAAGATGTTGGCGAACATTATTTAATGTATAAAAAATTATAG
- a CDS encoding L,D-transpeptidase family protein: MKKLYFFLLVCSLIGCKKEEPKKIPAAIGKAPEIILTDERKVEIDTAILSTFKSETLKQFYASSDNKTVWGNLEKRKYVLSQLKNADKLGLEPEDYKASQLLKFESRISSLNDANLATYDILLTYNFEKFLNHLYKGKLNPKTLYSDWDLDEKTFDVNNVLIKAFNKNKLDSIVDNIQPKSLTYKELIKSLEIINSFPDEDIKTIESLKKITVKDTNSALIAIKQKLLFWKDMSGKDSLTNIYDAKTFESVKKFQARHGLADDGVIGPGTISALNYSKERRKQQIIANLERWRWYPNELAENYFIINIPDYSLNVVENQDTTLVRNVVVGTSKRRTPVITSILKTVVFNPTWTVPPTILKEDVVPAMKRNRNYLAKKNITIYDTSGNVVDPQAWNENKPGNYRYIQSPGYNNSLGLMKILFPNHHSVYLHDTNHRNYFVRSNRSLSSGCVRVENPLELAKHILNDSVRFSKDRIDTIIASKKTMSFKINKKYALYQWYWTAWCKKNQLIFRADIYNLDSDLYSKLRH, translated from the coding sequence ATGAAGAAACTTTACTTTTTTTTATTGGTATGCAGTTTAATTGGCTGTAAAAAAGAGGAACCAAAAAAAATCCCTGCTGCCATTGGAAAAGCTCCAGAAATCATACTTACTGATGAAAGAAAAGTAGAGATTGACACTGCAATTTTAAGTACTTTTAAAAGTGAGACATTAAAACAATTCTATGCTTCATCTGATAATAAAACCGTTTGGGGAAATCTCGAAAAGCGCAAGTATGTTTTGTCCCAACTAAAAAACGCAGACAAATTAGGTCTTGAACCTGAGGATTATAAAGCTTCTCAATTATTAAAATTCGAGAGCAGAATAAGCAGTTTAAACGATGCAAATCTGGCCACTTATGACATTCTGCTTACTTATAATTTTGAAAAATTCTTAAATCATTTATACAAAGGAAAATTAAATCCTAAAACCTTATACAGCGATTGGGATCTTGACGAAAAAACTTTTGATGTAAACAATGTCTTGATTAAAGCTTTCAATAAAAATAAGCTAGATAGTATTGTAGATAACATTCAGCCGAAATCATTAACCTATAAGGAATTGATAAAATCATTGGAAATCATCAATTCGTTTCCAGATGAAGACATCAAAACTATTGAAAGTTTAAAAAAAATTACGGTAAAAGACACCAATTCGGCGCTTATAGCAATCAAACAAAAGCTTTTATTCTGGAAAGATATGTCAGGAAAAGACAGTCTTACCAATATATATGACGCAAAAACTTTTGAATCAGTTAAAAAATTTCAGGCGCGACATGGTTTAGCCGATGATGGTGTAATTGGTCCGGGAACAATCAGCGCTTTAAATTATTCTAAAGAAAGAAGAAAACAGCAGATTATTGCCAACTTAGAAAGATGGAGATGGTACCCAAATGAATTGGCCGAAAATTATTTTATTATCAATATTCCTGATTACAGCTTAAATGTAGTGGAAAATCAAGATACGACTCTGGTTAGAAATGTAGTGGTGGGAACTAGTAAAAGAAGAACTCCTGTTATTACTTCTATTCTAAAAACAGTAGTATTTAATCCAACTTGGACAGTTCCGCCTACTATTTTAAAAGAAGATGTAGTTCCAGCCATGAAACGAAACCGAAATTATCTGGCTAAAAAGAATATTACAATTTATGATACCTCAGGCAATGTAGTAGATCCGCAGGCATGGAACGAAAACAAGCCAGGAAATTACCGCTATATACAAAGTCCAGGTTACAACAATTCTTTAGGATTAATGAAAATTTTATTTCCAAACCATCACAGTGTATACCTGCATGACACAAATCACCGAAATTATTTCGTTAGAAGCAATCGTTCTTTAAGTTCTGGATGCGTTCGAGTAGAAAACCCTTTAGAACTGGCCAAACATATATTAAATGATTCTGTACGATTTTCAAAAGACAGAATCGACACGATAATTGCTTCCAAAAAGACAATGAGTTTTAAAATCAACAAAAAATATGCTTTGTATCAATGGTATTGGACAGCATGGTGCAAAAAAAATCAGCTCATTTTCAGAGCTGATATTTATAATTTAGATTCGGATTTGTATAGTAAATTAAGACATTAA
- a CDS encoding murein L,D-transpeptidase catalytic domain family protein yields MIYKIYPLLVFLLLSFGKDSKNTTDLKVSAAKSIAKVETNLSVEAKIETAYNTLHSSSNYKLPELKTFSEALKGFYLLKERGIIQKNILTLIDFSLSSNTKRLWVIDMTTNTILFNSLVAHGRNSGEEFAAAFSNINSSFKSSLGFYATGEIYQGKHGASLRLDGLERGVNDNARGRGVVMHGADYVSESFIRDHKRLGRSQGCPAVPVELTDEIIQVIKDKSCLYIYHPSRSFTMEQKLMS; encoded by the coding sequence ATGATTTACAAAATTTATCCTTTATTGGTGTTTTTATTATTGTCTTTTGGTAAAGATTCAAAAAACACAACCGACTTAAAAGTATCAGCAGCAAAATCTATTGCAAAGGTTGAAACAAACCTAAGTGTTGAGGCAAAAATTGAAACCGCTTATAATACATTGCATTCTAGCAGTAATTATAAGCTTCCTGAACTTAAAACTTTTTCAGAAGCCTTAAAAGGGTTTTACCTTTTGAAAGAAAGAGGAATTATTCAAAAAAACATCCTTACTCTAATTGACTTTAGTCTTTCATCAAACACAAAGCGTCTTTGGGTGATTGATATGACTACTAACACTATTTTGTTTAATTCGTTAGTGGCGCACGGAAGAAACAGCGGAGAGGAATTCGCAGCTGCTTTTTCTAATATCAATTCATCTTTCAAAAGTAGTTTAGGTTTTTATGCCACTGGTGAAATCTATCAAGGAAAACACGGAGCTTCTTTACGCCTAGATGGTTTAGAAAGAGGAGTTAATGATAACGCCCGCGGAAGAGGAGTGGTTATGCATGGAGCGGATTATGTTTCAGAATCTTTTATAAGAGATCACAAAAGATTAGGCAGAAGCCAAGGTTGTCCTGCAGTTCCTGTAGAATTAACAGATGAAATAATTCAAGTAATCAAAGATAAATCGTGTTTGTATATCTATCATCCGTCAAGAAGTTTCACGATGGAGCAAAAATTAATGTCTTAA
- a CDS encoding DUF5916 domain-containing protein, with amino-acid sequence MKKLVFYSFILLNIWCYGQKKVLQAQLVSQNIIIDGKLNETAWESAPIASDFITLEPDNGKPAPDGKKTEVKILYDNDAIYIGAKMYDDEPSKILKEISQRDNFGTADLFGVFINGFNDGQQDFMFYVSAADVQGDCIMTDANGEDYSWDAVWISKASLTENGWIVEIKIPYSALRFSAENKQTWGINFFREIKRTRYKYTWNFVDRKVGTFTQQAGILSGIENIKPPTRLFFMPYASYYLNAGEGQKTYGTIKGGMDIKYGINDAFTVDAILIPDFGQTKYDDQILNLGPFEQQFNENRAFFTEGTDLFNKGNMFYSRRIGGKPSVEPELNDNEEIAETVQNVNLINALKLSGRTKNGLGVGILNAVTEKTFATIKDTITGETRRTIVEPLTNYNVIVLDQRFRKNSSVTFINTNVIRNGHFRDANVTGLVWDLNTKANTYNLSGNVKYSTINASEDKRGLFSTINFAETSGKYRYSVGSDFVTKDFNPNDLGINFYTNYYSFYGNANYRILNPTKLFNSFRLNYNMYSEFNKDSGKVQEFNIDANVNLSTVKNNYYGMGVTIFPVEMYDYYEPRADGRYIITPKKINLWGSISTNYNHKFALDLNPTLSIADEPGRAAFGVDIGPRYRFNDKLLLTYTFSLLKKNNNKGYIDSYDDDDNEATPEIIVFANRDVITYANTLSGKYAINSAMTFNLAVRQYWSSAENKNILQLDSDGRLDPYPQYTENKNSSFYSWNADLSYSWWFAPGSQLSALYRNNASNFERVIDKDFKRNVTNLLTNDALKHIFSVSVKYFIDYNAVKNKIRKRA; translated from the coding sequence ATGAAAAAACTAGTTTTTTACAGTTTTATTTTACTCAATATCTGGTGTTATGGCCAGAAAAAAGTGTTACAAGCACAGCTTGTTTCGCAAAATATCATTATCGATGGAAAACTAAATGAAACTGCTTGGGAAAGTGCTCCTATAGCTTCAGATTTTATCACTTTAGAACCTGATAATGGAAAACCCGCTCCAGATGGTAAAAAAACAGAAGTCAAAATTTTATATGACAATGACGCTATATATATAGGTGCCAAAATGTATGATGACGAACCTTCAAAGATTTTAAAAGAAATCTCACAGCGTGATAATTTTGGAACTGCAGATCTTTTTGGCGTTTTTATAAATGGTTTCAATGATGGGCAACAGGATTTCATGTTCTATGTTTCGGCAGCAGACGTTCAGGGCGATTGTATTATGACTGATGCAAATGGAGAAGATTATTCTTGGGATGCCGTTTGGATAAGCAAAGCATCATTGACCGAGAACGGCTGGATTGTCGAAATTAAGATTCCGTACTCGGCGCTTCGTTTTTCTGCAGAAAATAAACAAACTTGGGGAATTAATTTCTTTAGAGAAATCAAGAGAACACGTTATAAATACACTTGGAATTTTGTCGACAGAAAAGTGGGAACGTTTACACAGCAGGCTGGAATATTATCTGGAATTGAAAATATCAAACCTCCTACCCGATTGTTCTTTATGCCTTATGCTTCATATTATTTAAATGCTGGAGAAGGTCAGAAAACTTATGGAACCATAAAAGGAGGTATGGATATTAAGTACGGAATCAACGATGCTTTTACTGTAGATGCCATTTTAATTCCTGATTTTGGCCAAACGAAATACGATGATCAGATTTTGAATTTAGGTCCGTTTGAACAGCAGTTCAATGAAAATAGAGCTTTCTTTACCGAAGGAACAGATTTATTCAACAAAGGCAATATGTTCTATTCCAGAAGAATTGGCGGAAAACCTTCTGTTGAACCAGAACTAAATGATAATGAAGAAATAGCAGAAACGGTACAAAACGTAAATCTTATTAATGCTTTAAAACTTTCCGGAAGAACTAAAAATGGTTTGGGAGTTGGAATTTTAAATGCCGTAACCGAAAAAACTTTTGCCACCATAAAAGATACTATAACAGGAGAAACCAGACGCACCATAGTAGAACCGCTTACCAATTATAATGTGATTGTACTTGACCAGCGTTTTAGAAAAAATTCTTCGGTAACTTTCATCAATACTAATGTAATCAGAAACGGTCATTTTAGAGATGCTAACGTAACAGGATTAGTTTGGGATTTAAACACAAAAGCCAATACCTACAATTTATCTGGTAATGTAAAATACAGCACCATTAATGCCAGCGAAGACAAAAGAGGTTTGTTTAGTACTATCAATTTTGCAGAAACCAGTGGAAAATACCGTTACAGCGTTGGCTCTGATTTTGTTACCAAAGATTTTAACCCAAATGATTTGGGAATTAATTTCTACACCAACTATTACAGCTTTTATGGAAATGCCAATTACAGAATCTTAAATCCAACAAAACTTTTCAATAGCTTTAGGCTTAATTATAATATGTATTCGGAATTCAATAAAGATTCTGGAAAAGTTCAAGAATTTAATATTGATGCCAATGTGAATCTTTCTACGGTAAAAAACAATTATTACGGAATGGGAGTAACTATTTTCCCCGTTGAAATGTATGATTATTATGAACCCAGAGCTGATGGCCGATATATTATTACTCCTAAAAAAATAAATTTATGGGGAAGTATATCTACCAATTACAATCACAAATTTGCATTGGATTTAAATCCTACTCTTTCTATTGCAGATGAGCCTGGAAGAGCTGCATTTGGAGTCGATATTGGGCCAAGATATCGATTCAATGACAAACTTTTACTCACTTATACTTTTAGTCTTTTAAAGAAAAACAATAACAAAGGTTATATCGACAGCTATGACGACGATGATAACGAAGCAACTCCTGAAATCATTGTTTTTGCCAACAGAGATGTGATAACATATGCCAATACACTTAGCGGAAAATACGCCATAAACAGCGCCATGACATTTAATTTAGCGGTTCGACAATATTGGTCTTCTGCCGAAAATAAAAATATTCTTCAGCTGGATTCTGATGGACGTTTAGATCCTTATCCTCAATATACTGAAAATAAAAATTCAAGCTTCTACTCTTGGAACGCCGATTTATCATATTCGTGGTGGTTTGCACCTGGAAGCCAGCTTTCGGCATTATACAGAAACAATGCTTCTAATTTCGAACGTGTTATTGACAAAGATTTCAAGCGAAATGTTACAAATCTGCTCACAAACGATGCATTAAAACATATCTTTTCTGTGAGTGTAAAATACTTTATAGACTACAACGCTGTCAAAAATAAGATTAGAAAGAGAGCTTAG